A stretch of Elstera cyanobacteriorum DNA encodes these proteins:
- the petA gene encoding ubiquinol-cytochrome c reductase iron-sulfur subunit, with protein MAQSANQAHGQAGGTGETRRDFLTLTAGAMGGIGAVAFILPFINSMNPAADTLALASTEVDIGAIKEGQSVTVTWRGKPVFIRHRTADEIKTAEGVSPAELPDPQADKDRVKKPEWLVLVGVCTHLGCVPNGQKVGEAKGDFGGWFCPCHGSHYDTSGRIRKGPAPRNLEVPQYTFLSDTSLRIG; from the coding sequence ATGGCTCAGTCTGCCAACCAAGCCCACGGCCAAGCCGGGGGAACCGGGGAAACCCGACGCGATTTTCTGACCCTGACCGCCGGGGCGATGGGTGGGATTGGGGCGGTCGCCTTCATTCTTCCCTTCATCAACAGCATGAATCCCGCCGCCGACACGCTGGCGCTGGCTTCGACGGAAGTCGATATTGGCGCCATCAAAGAAGGCCAAAGCGTGACCGTTACGTGGCGCGGTAAGCCGGTGTTCATTCGCCATCGCACGGCGGATGAAATCAAAACGGCTGAAGGCGTTAGCCCCGCCGAGCTTCCCGATCCGCAGGCCGACAAGGACCGCGTGAAGAAGCCGGAATGGCTGGTGCTGGTCGGCGTCTGCACCCATCTCGGCTGCGTGCCGAACGGGCAGAAGGTCGGTGAAGCCAAAGGCGATTTCGGCGGCTGGTTCTGCCCGTGCCACGGGTCGCACTATGATACGTCCGGTCGCATCCGCAAAGGCCCGGCGCCGCGCAATCTGGAAGTGCCGCAATATACGTTCCTGTCCGACACGTCGCTGCGCATCGGCTAA
- a CDS encoding cytochrome b — MSNTAKQNGLVKWIDSRLPIFTLLDHSVGSGYPTPRNLNYFWNFGSLAGVVLVVMILSGLFLAMNYTAHVSMAFNSVERIMRDVNGGWLIRYIHMNGASMFFIVVYIHIFRGLYYGSYKAPRELLWILGVVILLLMMATAFMGYVLPWGQMSFWGATVITNLFSAFPVVGDYIVTLLWGGFSVDNPTLNRFFALHFLLPFVIVGVVVLHIAALHQFGSNNPLGIDAKSDKDKIPFHPYYTVKDLFGIGVFAIFFAFFVFFAPNFFGEPDNYIPANPMQTPPHIVPEWYFLPFYAILRSIPDKLGGVLAMFAAIGVLAVLPWLDTSKIRSAKFRPVYFWFFWLLFIDCIVLGWAGGKPAEGIYVLVGRIATAYYFLHFLVILPLLGKLETPKPLPSSIAAAVLGGSAAPAAARMEKP, encoded by the coding sequence ATGAGCAATACAGCCAAACAAAACGGGCTAGTGAAGTGGATCGACAGCCGCCTGCCGATCTTCACCCTGCTAGACCATTCGGTCGGCAGCGGCTATCCGACGCCGCGCAACCTGAATTACTTCTGGAACTTCGGCTCGCTGGCCGGTGTGGTTCTGGTGGTCATGATCCTCTCGGGTCTGTTCCTGGCCATGAACTACACGGCCCATGTCAGCATGGCCTTCAACAGCGTCGAACGCATCATGCGCGACGTGAACGGCGGCTGGCTGATCCGGTACATTCACATGAATGGCGCGTCGATGTTCTTCATCGTCGTTTATATTCACATCTTCCGCGGCCTTTATTACGGATCGTATAAGGCCCCGCGTGAGCTGCTGTGGATCTTGGGCGTCGTCATTCTGCTGCTGATGATGGCCACCGCCTTCATGGGTTATGTGCTTCCGTGGGGCCAGATGAGCTTCTGGGGCGCTACCGTTATCACCAATCTCTTCTCGGCCTTCCCGGTTGTTGGCGATTATATCGTCACGCTGCTGTGGGGTGGTTTCTCGGTCGATAACCCGACGCTGAACCGCTTCTTTGCGCTGCATTTCCTGCTGCCGTTCGTCATCGTCGGCGTCGTGGTTCTGCATATCGCGGCCCTGCATCAGTTCGGCTCGAACAATCCGCTGGGTATCGATGCCAAGAGCGATAAGGACAAGATCCCCTTCCATCCGTACTACACGGTGAAGGATCTGTTCGGGATCGGCGTTTTTGCCATCTTCTTCGCCTTCTTCGTCTTCTTCGCTCCGAACTTCTTCGGCGAACCGGATAACTATATTCCGGCAAACCCGATGCAGACGCCGCCGCACATTGTGCCGGAATGGTACTTCCTGCCGTTCTACGCCATCCTGCGCTCGATCCCGGATAAACTGGGTGGCGTGCTGGCCATGTTCGCTGCCATCGGTGTGCTGGCCGTCCTGCCGTGGCTCGATACCTCGAAGATCCGGTCGGCCAAGTTCCGTCCGGTTTACTTCTGGTTCTTCTGGCTGCTGTTCATCGACTGCATCGTGTTGGGTTGGGCGGGCGGTAAGCCGGCGGAAGGCATCTACGTGCTGGTTGGCCGTATCGCCACCGCTTACTACTTCCTGCACTTCCTCGTGATCCTGCCGCTGCTGGGCAAGCTGGAAACGCCGAAGCCCTTGCCGTCGTCGATTGCCGCTGCCGTTCTCGGTGGTTCGGCTGCGCCGGCTGCCGCCCGCATGGAGAAGCCGTAA
- a CDS encoding cytochrome c1 — MLKKIILAAGVTLGLMSGAQAAGEAIALPKQDWSFYGIFGTYDRAQAQRGFQVYKEVCAACHALHLVSYRNLQDLGFSEEEVKAIAANYKVTDGPNDAGEMFERAARPSDKFVSPFPNENAARASNNGAYPPDLSLIAKARVGGPDYLYALLTGYEKAPADVQLLDGQYYNKYFPGHKIAMPQPLNDGQVTFADGTQASVSNMARDLTVFLNWAAEPELERRHRLGVQVILFLIVATGFFYAAKRRVWADVH; from the coding sequence ATGTTGAAGAAAATCATTCTGGCGGCCGGGGTTACCCTCGGCCTCATGTCCGGTGCACAGGCGGCGGGCGAAGCGATTGCCCTGCCGAAGCAGGACTGGAGCTTCTACGGCATTTTCGGCACCTACGATCGGGCTCAAGCTCAACGCGGCTTCCAAGTCTATAAGGAAGTTTGCGCGGCGTGCCATGCGCTGCATCTTGTGTCCTACCGCAATCTTCAAGACCTTGGCTTCTCGGAAGAAGAAGTTAAGGCGATTGCGGCGAACTATAAGGTGACCGACGGGCCGAACGATGCCGGTGAAATGTTCGAACGGGCTGCCCGCCCGTCCGATAAGTTTGTCTCGCCGTTCCCGAATGAAAACGCGGCCCGCGCCTCAAACAATGGCGCTTATCCGCCCGATCTGTCGCTGATTGCGAAGGCCCGCGTTGGCGGCCCGGACTATCTCTATGCCCTGTTGACGGGCTATGAGAAGGCCCCCGCCGATGTGCAGCTTCTGGATGGGCAATACTATAATAAGTATTTCCCTGGTCATAAGATCGCCATGCCGCAGCCGTTGAACGATGGTCAAGTGACCTTCGCGGACGGGACGCAGGCTTCGGTCAGCAATATGGCCCGCGATTTGACCGTGTTCCTGAACTGGGCTGCCGAGCCGGAGCTGGAGCGCCGTCACCGTCTGGGCGTGCAGGTCATCCTGTTCCTCATTGTCGCCACCGGCTTCTTCTATGCCGCGAAGCGCCGCGTGTGGGCGGACGTGCACTAA
- a CDS encoding S-methyl-5'-thioadenosine phosphorylase — protein MSDQHTRPPVIGVIGGSGVYSLDGLHGAEWVAIHTPFGAPSDDVLVGELHGVRMVFLPRHGRGHRQTPSTVNYRANLWAMKALGVTDIIAVSAVGSLREDLPPGSFVLVDQFIDRTFAREKSFFGPGLVGHVPLAHPVCPRLGDAIEAAAGDIGQPIRRGGTYMVMEGPQFSTKAESELYRAWGCSVIGMTNMPEAKLAREAEICYASIAMVTDFDGWHPDHDAVTVDQVVRVAGENAAKVRHLLQATVPHLAAPRPLCAHGCDTALEHAIMTAPSQRDPAMIEALRPILARIL, from the coding sequence ATGTCGGATCAGCACACCCGCCCGCCTGTGATTGGCGTCATTGGCGGCAGCGGCGTCTATAGTCTTGACGGGCTACATGGGGCCGAATGGGTCGCTATCCATACCCCCTTCGGCGCCCCCTCCGATGATGTGTTGGTCGGCGAGTTGCACGGCGTGCGCATGGTGTTTCTGCCCCGCCACGGGCGCGGTCATCGACAAACGCCCAGCACGGTCAATTACCGCGCCAACCTTTGGGCGATGAAGGCGCTGGGGGTTACCGATATTATCGCCGTCTCCGCCGTCGGTTCGCTGCGGGAAGACCTGCCGCCAGGGAGCTTCGTGCTGGTCGATCAATTCATCGACCGTACCTTTGCGCGGGAAAAGAGCTTCTTCGGCCCTGGCCTCGTCGGCCACGTCCCCCTCGCCCACCCGGTCTGCCCGCGCTTGGGCGACGCCATCGAAGCCGCCGCAGGCGACATCGGCCAACCCATCCGGCGCGGCGGCACCTATATGGTCATGGAAGGGCCGCAATTCTCCACTAAAGCTGAAAGCGAACTCTACCGCGCGTGGGGGTGTTCGGTGATCGGCATGACCAATATGCCGGAAGCAAAATTGGCCCGCGAGGCCGAGATTTGCTACGCCAGCATCGCCATGGTGACCGATTTCGACGGCTGGCACCCCGATCATGACGCGGTGACAGTCGATCAAGTGGTGCGGGTGGCTGGGGAGAATGCCGCCAAGGTGCGGCATTTGCTGCAAGCCACCGTGCCGCATCTGGCAGCCCCGCGCCCCCTCTGCGCGCACGGCTGCGATACCGCGCTGGAGCATGCGATCATGACCGCCCCCAGCCAGCGCGACCCGGCAATGATCGAGGCCCTAAGGCCCATACTTGCCCGGATACTATAA
- a CDS encoding VOC family protein yields the protein MAGTDHLIYGVQDLEAARDQFRRLGFVVTPRGRHKGWGTANYCVMLTQGYIELLGIIDPNQFSNNLDRFLTDKGEGLLGIALATDDSATLAEKLTERGLHPEGPFALSRLLETEEGGTVEPAFSLLRLPPGELPAINGFFCQHLTPELLRKPAWELHPNAVTGIASTTIAVDDPDAVAQAYEQVYGRAAVVPTDDAWAVHLGDGSVLLFVTPEEAATLYPSLDDAPDGPTLVATALRSADLDQTAAALSANGVPFDRLPGPVLRVAPQDACGAVLEFVA from the coding sequence ATGGCCGGAACCGATCATCTGATCTACGGCGTTCAGGATCTTGAAGCCGCCCGCGACCAATTTCGCCGTTTAGGCTTTGTCGTCACACCGCGCGGTCGCCACAAGGGCTGGGGCACCGCGAACTACTGCGTGATGCTGACCCAGGGGTATATCGAGCTACTAGGGATCATCGACCCCAATCAGTTTAGCAATAACCTCGACCGGTTCCTGACCGACAAAGGCGAAGGGCTGCTGGGGATTGCCCTGGCGACTGACGACTCCGCCACCCTCGCTGAAAAGCTGACCGAGCGCGGCCTGCACCCGGAGGGGCCGTTCGCCCTCTCCCGCCTATTGGAAACCGAGGAGGGCGGCACCGTCGAACCCGCGTTCTCGCTGCTGCGCTTACCGCCGGGGGAGCTACCCGCTATCAACGGGTTCTTCTGCCAGCACTTAACGCCAGAGCTGTTGCGCAAACCGGCGTGGGAGCTGCATCCGAACGCCGTCACCGGTATCGCCAGCACGACCATTGCGGTGGACGATCCAGACGCCGTGGCGCAAGCCTATGAGCAGGTCTATGGCCGCGCCGCCGTCGTGCCGACCGATGACGCCTGGGCCGTGCATCTGGGGGATGGCAGCGTATTGCTCTTCGTAACGCCGGAAGAGGCCGCCACCCTCTATCCTTCCCTCGACGACGCCCCGGACGGCCCAACCCTCGTGGCGACGGCCCTGCGCAGTGCCGATCTCGACCAGACCGCCGCGGCCCTCTCGGCGAACGGGGTGCCGTTCGACCGCTTGCCCGGCCCGGTGCTCCGCGTGGCGCCGCAAGACGCCTGCGGGGCCGTTTTGGAATTCGTTGCCTAG
- a CDS encoding DUF4886 domain-containing protein, with amino-acid sequence MARVLTFYAFIGFICAVPARAEVKPEVTRLPQPPHSALYVGNSFFYYNNSLHSHVREFVLRGESKNNFRSFSATISGAGLDWHDVASYFRPNAVGSYSFDAKNRVIFAPKDRKPYDVTIMMDCSQCPVHPDLKTVFAESAEKDAAIVRTHGAEPVFFMSWAYQDVPEMTGELADAYTEMGNKLKALVIPAGLAFAKSQALSPEINLYQKDKRHPTLAGTYLAAATTYAALFGKSPVGNSYTADLADEVAAKLQEAAWATVQDYFKP; translated from the coding sequence ATGGCACGAGTACTTACCTTTTATGCCTTTATCGGATTTATCTGTGCCGTGCCTGCACGGGCAGAAGTCAAACCCGAGGTAACGCGCCTGCCGCAGCCGCCGCATTCGGCGCTTTATGTCGGGAATAGTTTCTTTTATTATAATAATAGTCTGCATTCTCATGTTCGCGAGTTTGTTTTACGGGGCGAAAGTAAGAATAATTTCCGGTCCTTTTCTGCAACGATCAGCGGGGCCGGTCTTGATTGGCACGATGTCGCCAGCTATTTCCGCCCGAATGCGGTGGGAAGCTATAGTTTCGATGCTAAGAACCGGGTGATCTTCGCGCCGAAGGACCGCAAGCCCTATGATGTGACGATCATGATGGATTGCAGCCAATGCCCGGTGCATCCCGATCTGAAAACAGTTTTCGCCGAATCGGCTGAAAAGGACGCAGCCATCGTCCGCACGCATGGGGCGGAGCCGGTCTTTTTTATGTCCTGGGCCTATCAGGACGTTCCCGAAATGACCGGAGAGTTAGCCGACGCCTATACCGAGATGGGCAATAAGCTTAAGGCGCTGGTGATCCCGGCCGGGCTGGCTTTTGCAAAATCCCAAGCCCTGTCGCCGGAAATCAACCTGTACCAGAAGGATAAGCGCCATCCAACGCTGGCGGGCACCTATCTGGCGGCGGCGACGACCTATGCGGCGCTGTTCGGTAAATCACCGGTGGGCAATAGCTACACCGCCGATCTGGCTGATGAGGTTGCCGCCAAACTGCAGGAGGCCGCTTGGGCCACGGTGCAGGACTATTTTAAACCGTAA
- the ychF gene encoding redox-regulated ATPase YchF yields MGFNCGIVGLPNVGKSTLFNALTATVAAQAANYPFCTIEPNTGIVAVPDPRLDKIAAIAKSAKIIPTQLEFVDIAGLVRGASKGEGLGNQFLANIRETDAIVHVLRCFENGDITHVEGSVDPLRDADTVETELMLADMESLEKREIALNKRTRSGDKEAIAQLALIGPLLEGLREGIPARRIIRDWDADAKRGVKLLQLLTSKPVVYVCNVNEDEAATGNALSDKVAERAKAEGAAQVVISAAIEAEVAQLPTEDEKREFLETLGLEETGLARVIRVGYGLLGLLTFFTVGPKEARAWTVRAGAKAPEAAGVIHTDFETGFIRAETIAYDDFIACNGEAGAKDAGKMRLEGKEYLVQDGDIFHFRFNV; encoded by the coding sequence ATGGGGTTCAATTGCGGTATCGTTGGTCTGCCGAATGTCGGTAAATCGACCCTGTTCAACGCGCTGACCGCCACGGTGGCTGCCCAGGCCGCGAATTATCCCTTCTGCACCATCGAGCCGAATACCGGCATCGTCGCCGTGCCCGACCCGCGTTTGGATAAGATCGCCGCGATTGCCAAATCGGCCAAGATCATCCCGACGCAGCTTGAGTTCGTTGATATTGCCGGGCTGGTGCGCGGCGCGTCGAAGGGCGAAGGTCTCGGCAATCAGTTTCTGGCCAATATCCGCGAGACTGACGCGATTGTGCATGTGCTGCGCTGTTTTGAGAATGGCGACATCACCCACGTCGAAGGGTCGGTCGATCCGCTGCGCGATGCCGATACGGTCGAAACCGAACTCATGCTCGCCGACATGGAAAGTCTGGAAAAGCGCGAGATCGCGCTGAACAAGCGCACCCGCAGCGGCGATAAAGAAGCCATCGCCCAGCTTGCGCTGATCGGCCCGCTGCTCGAAGGCTTGCGCGAGGGGATCCCCGCGCGCCGCATCATCCGCGATTGGGATGCCGACGCCAAACGCGGCGTGAAGCTGCTGCAACTGTTGACCTCGAAGCCCGTCGTTTACGTTTGCAACGTCAATGAAGACGAAGCGGCAACCGGCAACGCCCTGTCCGATAAGGTTGCCGAACGCGCTAAGGCCGAAGGCGCGGCACAGGTGGTAATTTCGGCCGCCATCGAAGCCGAAGTGGCGCAACTGCCGACCGAAGACGAAAAGCGCGAGTTTCTGGAAACCCTGGGCCTGGAAGAAACCGGCCTGGCCCGTGTTATCCGGGTCGGCTATGGGTTGCTGGGACTGCTGACCTTCTTCACCGTCGGCCCGAAGGAAGCCCGCGCCTGGACCGTCCGCGCGGGGGCAAAAGCGCCGGAAGCGGCGGGCGTTATTCATACCGATTTCGAAACGGGCTTTATCCGCGCTGAAACCATCGCCTATGACGATTTCATTGCCTGCAACGGCGAAGCCGGGGCGAAGGACGCCGGGAAGATGCGCCTCGAAGGCAAAGAATATCTGGTCCAGGACGGCGATATTTTCCACTTCCGCTTCAACGTTTAG
- the pth gene encoding aminoacyl-tRNA hydrolase — MSAPWLLVGLGNPGGQYARNRHNIGFLALDEIARRHNFPPFRASKFQGEMTEGGLGFVKCLAVKPSTYMNLSGDCVGAILRFYKIPPQQMIVFHDELELPAGKFRVKKGGGHAGHNGLKSLDAHCTPDYWRVRLGIGHPGEKARVTSHVLGDFAKADEVWLVPLLEAMAAAAPLFVAKSEREFSEAVSRKITPPPPPKPPKAPPAPKPAAQN; from the coding sequence GTGTCGGCCCCCTGGCTTCTTGTCGGTCTCGGCAATCCGGGGGGCCAATATGCCCGTAATCGGCATAATATTGGGTTTCTCGCGCTGGACGAGATTGCCCGGCGCCATAATTTTCCCCCCTTCCGCGCCAGTAAGTTTCAAGGCGAAATGACGGAAGGCGGTCTTGGGTTCGTGAAATGTCTGGCGGTTAAGCCCAGCACTTATATGAACCTGTCCGGCGATTGCGTCGGCGCTATTCTGCGTTTCTATAAAATCCCCCCGCAGCAGATGATCGTCTTTCATGACGAGTTGGAACTGCCCGCCGGGAAATTCCGCGTCAAAAAGGGCGGTGGGCATGCCGGGCATAACGGCCTGAAGTCGCTCGACGCTCATTGTACGCCCGACTATTGGCGGGTACGCCTCGGCATTGGTCATCCGGGGGAAAAGGCGCGCGTGACCTCGCACGTCCTCGGGGATTTCGCCAAGGCCGACGAGGTTTGGCTGGTCCCGCTACTGGAAGCGATGGCAGCGGCCGCACCGCTTTTTGTTGCGAAATCGGAACGGGAGTTTAGCGAAGCGGTTTCCCGCAAGATTACGCCGCCGCCCCCGCCGAAACCGCCCAAGGCGCCGCCCGCCCCGAAGCCCGCCGCCCAGAATTAA
- a CDS encoding 50S ribosomal protein L25/general stress protein Ctc, whose protein sequence is MSQVVTLRASLRERAGKGAARAVRRAGQVPAVVYGDKKAPVMIAIDPRELHTELHKGGFFARLFDIDTGAEKHRVLARDVQFHPVTDRPEHVDFLRVGADSTISVNIPVHFINQEKSVGIKKGGLLNIVQHTVELEVNANDIPDHLTVDLLNVDINSSVHVSQLAIPASAKVVGGERDFTIATIVPASGGDA, encoded by the coding sequence ATGTCCCAAGTTGTTACGCTTCGCGCTTCGCTGCGTGAGCGGGCCGGAAAGGGGGCCGCCCGTGCCGTTCGTCGTGCTGGTCAGGTGCCGGCCGTCGTTTACGGTGACAAGAAAGCCCCGGTGATGATCGCGATCGACCCGCGCGAGCTTCACACCGAACTGCACAAGGGCGGCTTCTTTGCCCGCCTGTTCGATATTGATACCGGTGCCGAAAAGCACCGCGTGCTGGCCCGCGATGTCCAGTTCCACCCGGTCACCGACCGCCCGGAACATGTGGATTTCCTGCGCGTTGGCGCGGATTCGACCATTTCGGTCAATATCCCCGTGCATTTCATCAATCAGGAAAAGTCGGTCGGCATTAAAAAGGGCGGCCTGCTGAATATCGTTCAGCACACGGTCGAACTGGAAGTGAATGCCAACGACATTCCCGATCATCTGACGGTCGATCTGCTGAACGTCGATATCAACAGCTCGGTCCACGTCTCGCAGCTTGCCATTCCGGCGAGCGCGAAGGTTGTGGGCGGTGAGCGCGATTTCACCATCGCGACCATCGTTCCGGCGTCGGGCGGCGACGCCTAA